One Chromobacterium paludis genomic window carries:
- a CDS encoding methyl-accepting chemotaxis protein: protein MDAVSMIAFACAGLCLALFVVACALARRAAGRQRQALAQRDARIAELERREHPDAVAERWRRQQEAAEAAHGRKLDEMRAQLEQLESEARRLAEAAREDARRESRDEALRSLQSVRADMRQEQAALAGDVERLLGLVQTIERWHEEMQAILVNNRRLKEQNEDFSTIVKSVVMLALNASIEAARAGEYGRGFSVVADGVRQLASNAADLSGEYKKNLERNDLVTTTTFQDLQACGNMIRTAVFGLKASSERILAKLESGEAA from the coding sequence ATGGACGCAGTCAGCATGATCGCCTTTGCTTGCGCCGGCCTGTGCCTGGCGCTGTTCGTCGTGGCCTGCGCGCTGGCGCGCCGCGCCGCCGGCCGCCAGCGGCAGGCCCTGGCCCAGCGCGATGCCCGCATCGCGGAGCTGGAGCGGCGGGAGCATCCGGATGCCGTGGCGGAGCGCTGGCGGCGGCAACAGGAAGCCGCGGAAGCGGCGCATGGCCGCAAGCTGGATGAGATGCGGGCGCAGCTGGAACAGCTGGAGAGCGAGGCGAGGCGGCTGGCGGAGGCGGCCAGGGAGGACGCGCGGCGCGAGTCGCGCGATGAAGCCTTGCGGTCATTGCAAAGCGTGCGCGCCGACATGCGCCAGGAGCAGGCGGCATTGGCCGGCGACGTGGAGCGGCTCTTGGGACTGGTGCAGACCATAGAGCGCTGGCACGAGGAAATGCAGGCCATCCTGGTCAACAACCGCCGCTTGAAGGAACAGAACGAGGACTTTTCCACCATCGTCAAGAGCGTGGTGATGCTGGCCTTGAACGCGTCCATCGAGGCGGCGCGCGCCGGCGAGTACGGCCGCGGCTTCTCCGTGGTGGCGGACGGCGTGCGCCAGCTGGCCAGCAACGCGGCCGACTTGTCCGGCGAGTACAAGAAGAACCTGGAGCGCAACGATCTGGTGACCACCACCACCTTCCAGGACCTGCAGGCCTGCGGCAATATGATCCGCACCGCGGTATTCGGCCTCAAGGCCTCCAGCGAGCGCATCCTGGCCAAGCTGGAAAGCGGGGAGGCGGCATGA
- a CDS encoding SAM-dependent methyltransferase, with the protein MTIHLRPTCRSGFSLSALRRHKRLGLRAAAPEAGRGDIIDAAEARPLRHAPDASQETLAFPELLRRLGYGIDDALRLKWQARDPRLARAYLDVYQGVIAGMRRQGPGSAASTGRAIAAALRHGRPERVLELACGNGEAALQLAEATGAAVVAIDQHPASLERLARAAASRGLATVTPRLADIAAPGEPPASFDLIWAEGCACLLGFERALRLWRPLLRPGGLLFVSEPVWLSTRPSAPARQLWRSGYPGMAGPARRENQLRAQGWDILDRFALPRADWDAYYEDMARQIAAAARDAGPDHPALADLRREIAVHQAHGGEYGQACWLLRPASR; encoded by the coding sequence ATGACAATTCATCTGCGCCCGACTTGCCGCAGCGGTTTTAGCCTTTCCGCGCTGCGGCGCCACAAGCGGCTGGGATTGCGGGCGGCGGCGCCCGAAGCAGGCCGCGGCGACATCATCGACGCGGCGGAGGCCCGCCCTCTGCGCCATGCGCCTGACGCATCGCAGGAGACGCTGGCCTTTCCTGAGTTATTGCGCCGGCTGGGATACGGCATAGACGACGCCCTGCGCCTGAAATGGCAGGCGCGCGACCCGCGTCTGGCCCGGGCCTACCTGGACGTTTACCAAGGCGTCATCGCCGGCATGCGCCGCCAGGGGCCGGGCAGCGCGGCCAGCACCGGCCGCGCCATCGCCGCCGCCCTGCGGCATGGCCGGCCGGAACGGGTGCTGGAACTGGCCTGCGGCAACGGCGAGGCGGCATTGCAACTGGCGGAGGCGACCGGCGCCGCCGTCGTCGCCATCGACCAGCATCCCGCCAGCCTGGAACGGCTGGCGCGCGCCGCCGCTTCGCGCGGCCTGGCCACGGTGACGCCGCGCCTGGCCGATATCGCCGCGCCGGGCGAGCCGCCGGCCAGCTTCGATCTGATCTGGGCCGAGGGCTGCGCCTGCCTGCTAGGCTTTGAGCGCGCCCTGCGCCTGTGGCGGCCGCTGCTGCGCCCCGGCGGCCTGCTCTTCGTCAGCGAGCCGGTCTGGCTGAGCACCCGGCCGTCCGCGCCGGCCCGACAGCTCTGGCGCAGCGGCTATCCCGGCATGGCCGGTCCCGCGCGACGCGAGAATCAACTACGCGCGCAAGGCTGGGACATCCTGGACCGCTTCGCCCTGCCCCGCGCCGACTGGGACGCCTACTATGAGGACATGGCGCGGCAGATTGCCGCGGCGGCGCGGGACGCGGGGCCGGACCATCCCGCTTTGGCCGACCTGCGGCGCGAAATCGCCGTCCATCAGGCGCATGGCGGCGAATACGGCCAGGCTTGCTGGCTGTTGCGCCCCGCATCGCGGTAA
- a CDS encoding dienelactone hydrolase family protein, whose translation MSRPEFDTRPPPLRQAMLTRPLENGQIWQGPLAAQPSLPPGPPRPLLLFLHGSSGLNEQTQACQRWLAEALGLASLAPDSFARPDRPRYQSPAPMAQYEAVHALRLEEIRMALAALPLMPWVDARRLLLAGSSEGGVAVARWRGREFAGRLIYGWSCEDNYFVEQARNGFEADCALLNILSGDDPFFGAASRFNQGRGVDGDSRRALAGMPRAKLALLPQAPHPLYNLPEARALTADFLRELLA comes from the coding sequence ATGTCCCGCCCCGAATTCGACACGCGCCCACCCCCGCTGCGCCAGGCCATGCTGACGCGCCCGCTGGAAAATGGGCAAATCTGGCAAGGGCCGCTGGCGGCGCAGCCCAGCCTGCCGCCCGGCCCGCCGCGCCCCCTGCTGCTGTTCCTGCACGGCTCCTCCGGCCTTAACGAACAGACCCAGGCCTGCCAGCGCTGGCTGGCGGAAGCGCTCGGCCTCGCCTCGCTGGCGCCGGACAGCTTCGCCCGCCCGGACAGGCCGCGCTACCAAAGCCCGGCGCCGATGGCGCAATACGAGGCGGTGCATGCCTTGCGGTTGGAGGAAATCCGGATGGCGCTGGCGGCGCTGCCGCTCATGCCGTGGGTGGATGCCCGGCGGTTGCTGCTGGCCGGCAGCAGCGAGGGCGGCGTGGCCGTAGCGCGCTGGCGCGGACGGGAGTTCGCCGGCCGGCTGATCTACGGCTGGAGCTGCGAGGACAATTACTTCGTCGAACAGGCCCGCAACGGCTTCGAGGCCGACTGCGCGCTGTTGAACATCCTGTCCGGCGACGATCCCTTCTTCGGCGCGGCCAGCCGCTTCAATCAGGGCCGGGGCGTGGACGGCGACAGCCGGCGCGCCTTGGCCGGCATGCCGCGGGCAAAGCTGGCCTTGCTGCCGCAAGCGCCGCACCCCCTGTACAACCTGCCCGAGGCGCGCGCGCTGACCGCGGACTTTCTGCGCGAGCTGCTGGCCTGA
- a CDS encoding response regulator, producing MAQVLMVDDSSTVRNEVADFLKANGLSVVTAVDGKDGLDKLRAHPGIKLVVSDVNMPNMDGLTMAEKIRNELKNAAVNVIMLTTENSPAMKERGKAAGVKGWIVKPFNGAAVLPTFKKLVTA from the coding sequence ATGGCTCAAGTTTTGATGGTGGACGACTCCAGCACCGTGCGCAATGAAGTGGCGGATTTCCTGAAGGCCAACGGCCTGTCCGTGGTGACCGCGGTGGACGGCAAGGACGGCCTGGACAAGCTGCGCGCCCACCCCGGCATCAAGCTGGTGGTCAGCGACGTCAACATGCCCAATATGGACGGCCTGACCATGGCCGAGAAAATCCGCAACGAGCTGAAGAACGCCGCGGTCAACGTCATCATGCTGACCACCGAGAACAGCCCGGCGATGAAAGAGCGCGGCAAGGCCGCCGGCGTCAAGGGCTGGATCGTCAAGCCCTTCAACGGCGCGGCCGTATTGCCGACTTTCAAGAAGCTGGTCACCGCTTGA
- a CDS encoding chemotaxis protein CheX, producing MSAPATDSLSCLRTKMLVLDDSQTYAGSLKHFCRDHELICIRPQKAGADSVMAILRSNVDLGGIMLFEHYGGRQAGLELARQIHAARPELPIFLRRELTASLAGLSERDALRFCCAYTLNDLHVFSAALASSIFSRLYPNQLVRGITEMSRDALAQLFPRCEVTVQSPFLAVKDRLVYGEMFTLIAIESGWCRGYMMLQAEEAPLMALLEPAGDGEIDFRQLNAALGEATNLIWGAFKNRYAGNGQPNPAPLTQVPIIVNHQRRYISFGSEDPQLCIKYQLRERDAGDGQEATLVQRFVFNLSWSPDQFQESPSVESLVESGELELF from the coding sequence ATGAGCGCGCCGGCCACGGATAGCCTGTCTTGCCTGCGCACCAAGATGCTGGTGCTGGACGACAGCCAGACTTACGCCGGCAGCCTCAAGCACTTCTGCCGCGACCATGAACTGATCTGCATCCGGCCGCAAAAGGCCGGCGCGGACAGCGTGATGGCCATCTTGCGCTCCAATGTGGACCTGGGCGGCATCATGCTGTTCGAACACTACGGCGGCCGCCAGGCCGGGCTGGAGCTGGCGCGGCAGATTCACGCCGCGCGGCCGGAGCTGCCCATCTTCCTGCGCCGCGAGCTGACGGCCAGCCTGGCCGGTCTGTCCGAGCGCGACGCGCTGCGTTTCTGCTGCGCCTACACGCTGAACGATCTGCATGTGTTCAGCGCCGCGCTGGCCTCGTCCATCTTCAGCCGCCTCTACCCCAACCAGCTGGTGCGCGGCATCACGGAAATGAGCCGCGATGCGCTGGCCCAGCTGTTTCCGCGCTGCGAGGTGACGGTGCAGTCGCCGTTCCTGGCGGTGAAGGACAGGCTGGTCTACGGCGAGATGTTCACGCTGATCGCCATCGAAAGCGGCTGGTGCCGCGGCTATATGATGCTGCAGGCCGAGGAAGCGCCGCTGATGGCGCTGCTGGAGCCGGCGGGCGATGGCGAGATCGACTTCCGCCAGCTCAACGCGGCGCTGGGCGAGGCCACCAATCTGATCTGGGGCGCGTTCAAGAACCGCTATGCCGGAAACGGCCAGCCGAACCCGGCGCCGCTGACCCAGGTGCCCATCATCGTCAACCACCAGCGGCGCTATATCTCCTTCGGCTCGGAAGACCCGCAGCTGTGCATCAAGTACCAGCTGCGCGAGCGCGACGCCGGCGACGGGCAGGAGGCCACCCTGGTGCAGCGCTTCGTATTCAATTTGAGCTGGTCGCCAGACCAGTTTCAGGAAAGCCCTAGCGTCGAGTCGCTGGTCGAATCCGGCGAACTCGAACTGTTTTGA
- a CDS encoding Hpt domain-containing protein, translating into MNIRNRILLLVSVSFLAILAVGGYAVWQSHANAAAVKSVTEAEVPSALASSDLISALKDVQLGMMSYLQAADANLRSQAQEQLSLSERALQSQLAYQKKMAGSPIQRGLVDQAQEVYDNYVSSINDTIKFKQGGQNDMADATYAGGVLQYHDNLQQIVTTLRVEKNRNKDAAIQTLNRNLSGAVMTLTVVTLATLLALGLLGWLLYRQIVLPIRHMQDTMSEIADSQDFSRRVAVVREDEIGKSVVAFNSMVARIEESSALVRQKSNDIQAMLQNIPQGILTIVDGMAVHHEYSAHLEAILGHGDIAGRNIMDVLFADGQLGADALSQVEAAIASCLGEDSMNFEFNRHLLVGELERQGKALDLSWSVIVDEQDRVERLMLCVRDVTELKALAAEANEQKRELALIGEILAVSQDKFHDFIAGAVRFIGESEQLIRQYPNGDAEAVKQLFRNLHTIKGNARTYGLSQLTDIVHQAEQRYEQLRQPKPEIVWDQTQLLEELEAVRDSVEHYARVNEVSLGRKGPGRSGGADFLLVDRGQVREMLQRLETVNTGNLHELIAVHNSVRHVLNRMGTEPLADILAGVLDSLPSLAHELGKDAPQLRIRDNGYVLRNQVSATLKNVFMHLMRNALDHGLEAPDERVALGKAPQGAIALDLRVADGRLELALADDGRGLALGRIRERAVQQGLIAADAALSDEDIAQLIFRPGFSTAAKLTAVSGRGVGMDAVQSFIKREQGRIELRFLDQESGMDFRRFETVVVLPDSLAVAVEPRAVSEAAQSAADHVVNPA; encoded by the coding sequence ATGAATATACGTAATAGGATTCTGTTGCTGGTGTCGGTCAGCTTCCTGGCCATACTGGCCGTCGGCGGCTACGCGGTGTGGCAGTCGCATGCCAATGCCGCGGCCGTCAAGTCGGTGACCGAGGCCGAGGTGCCCAGCGCGCTGGCTTCGTCCGATCTGATTTCGGCGCTGAAGGACGTGCAGCTGGGCATGATGAGCTATCTGCAGGCCGCGGACGCCAATCTGCGCAGCCAGGCCCAGGAGCAGTTGAGCCTCAGCGAGAGGGCCTTGCAGTCGCAGCTGGCCTATCAGAAGAAGATGGCCGGCAGCCCCATCCAGCGCGGCCTGGTGGACCAGGCGCAGGAGGTCTACGACAACTATGTCTCCTCCATCAACGATACCATCAAGTTCAAGCAGGGCGGCCAGAACGACATGGCTGACGCCACCTATGCCGGCGGCGTGCTGCAGTACCACGACAATCTGCAGCAGATCGTCACCACCCTGCGCGTGGAAAAGAACCGCAACAAGGATGCGGCGATCCAGACCCTGAACCGTAACCTGTCCGGCGCGGTGATGACGCTGACCGTGGTCACGCTGGCAACCTTGCTGGCGCTGGGCCTGCTGGGCTGGCTGCTGTACCGCCAGATCGTGCTGCCCATCCGCCACATGCAGGACACCATGAGCGAGATCGCCGACAGCCAGGACTTCTCGCGCCGCGTGGCGGTGGTGCGCGAGGACGAGATCGGCAAGTCCGTCGTCGCCTTCAACAGCATGGTGGCGCGCATCGAAGAGAGCAGCGCGCTGGTGCGGCAGAAGAGCAACGACATCCAGGCCATGTTGCAGAACATCCCGCAAGGCATCCTGACCATAGTCGACGGCATGGCCGTGCATCATGAGTATTCCGCCCACCTGGAAGCCATCCTGGGCCATGGCGACATCGCCGGCCGCAACATCATGGACGTGCTGTTCGCCGATGGCCAGCTGGGCGCCGACGCGCTGTCGCAGGTGGAGGCCGCCATCGCCTCCTGCCTGGGCGAGGACAGCATGAATTTCGAATTCAACCGCCATCTGCTGGTGGGCGAGCTGGAACGCCAGGGCAAGGCCTTGGACCTGAGCTGGTCGGTGATCGTGGACGAGCAGGACCGCGTGGAGCGGCTGATGCTGTGCGTGCGCGACGTGACCGAGCTGAAGGCCCTGGCCGCCGAAGCCAACGAACAGAAGCGCGAGCTGGCCCTCATCGGCGAGATCCTGGCGGTGAGCCAGGACAAGTTCCACGATTTCATCGCCGGCGCGGTGCGTTTCATCGGCGAGTCCGAGCAGCTGATCCGCCAATACCCCAACGGCGACGCCGAGGCGGTCAAGCAGCTGTTCCGCAATCTGCACACCATCAAGGGCAATGCCCGCACCTACGGCCTGTCGCAGCTGACCGACATCGTGCACCAGGCCGAGCAGCGCTATGAGCAGCTGCGCCAGCCCAAGCCGGAAATCGTCTGGGACCAGACCCAGCTGCTGGAAGAGCTGGAAGCGGTGCGCGACAGCGTGGAGCACTACGCTCGCGTCAATGAGGTGAGCCTGGGCCGCAAGGGGCCGGGACGCAGCGGCGGCGCCGACTTCCTGCTGGTGGACCGCGGCCAGGTGCGCGAGATGCTGCAGCGGCTGGAAACCGTCAATACCGGCAATCTGCACGAGCTGATCGCCGTGCACAACAGCGTGCGCCATGTGCTGAACCGCATGGGCACGGAGCCGCTGGCGGACATACTGGCCGGCGTGCTGGATTCCTTGCCGTCCCTGGCGCATGAGCTGGGCAAGGACGCGCCGCAGCTGCGCATACGCGACAACGGCTACGTGCTGCGCAACCAGGTTTCCGCCACGCTGAAGAACGTGTTCATGCACCTGATGCGCAACGCGCTGGACCATGGCCTGGAAGCCCCGGACGAACGCGTGGCGCTGGGCAAGGCGCCGCAAGGCGCCATCGCGCTGGACCTGCGCGTGGCCGACGGCCGGCTGGAACTGGCCCTGGCCGACGACGGCCGCGGCCTAGCCTTGGGCCGCATCCGCGAGCGCGCCGTCCAGCAGGGCCTGATCGCCGCCGACGCCGCGCTGAGCGACGAGGACATCGCCCAGCTGATCTTCCGCCCCGGTTTCTCCACCGCCGCCAAACTGACCGCCGTGTCCGGCCGCGGCGTGGGCATGGATGCCGTGCAATCCTTCATCAAGCGCGAGCAGGGCAGGATAGAGCTGCGCTTCCTGGACCAGGAGAGCGGCATGGACTTCCGCCGTTTCGAAACCGTGGTGGTGTTGCCGGACAGCCTGGCCGTGGCGGTGGAGCCGCGCGCGGTTAGCGAAGCGGCGCAATCCGCCGCTGATCACGTGGTGAACCCGGCATGA
- a CDS encoding methyl-accepting chemotaxis protein, whose amino-acid sequence MLSRLSIAGKLLLLLLPFSLALLALAAILSSDRLHHLRALQRAERMIVVASGASQLIHDLQTERGLSNGFLSGKAGAPPPALQAARANSDKALARYAAAQADSGPDPQAGALNGQLQALGPLRADIEQRRIAAADAFAAYSRDIDSLIGLISGLAQAGDDGDLLRSTMALLNLQCEKEFAGRERGYVNGLLQSGLLDQKSYAQTAGLIAKQDACANQFALIAGDEARARKTALDSGDESRAVQALRAKVMGQALGQPVGVAPAEWFAATSRRIDALKREQDQLLRQMADMAQAKLGQAEQDLALTLGGAALVILLLGSLGFSIYRGIRAPVRRLESLMTTMSQDFDLRPRAALRGQDEIARMSQAFDHLVEAFAHTLSEVNRNAHTLVEAARAMLDIADRAALASETQSQSATEIAAAVEQMSAGIESVTANTQQSLSLAQQMQHSVSDGRERMGDTTSAMSQTSLVLGSAGDRIEALRQKSEGIRSIITAIGEIADQTNLLALNAAIEAARAGETGRGFAVVADEVRKLAERTGKETLDIAALIEDMRGETQTASRHMLEARDKMESGLQLVGRTVEDLEQIHNEASHAASKSQATASAMAQQTAASNGVAANISVIASLAEDNATLVQEVAKLSDQLNASAGALVELVDRFKHLAD is encoded by the coding sequence ATGCTGTCTCGCCTATCCATCGCCGGCAAACTGTTACTGCTCCTGCTGCCTTTCTCGCTCGCCCTGCTGGCGCTCGCCGCCATTCTTTCGTCGGACCGGCTGCACCATCTGCGCGCCCTGCAGCGCGCGGAACGGATGATCGTCGTGGCAAGCGGCGCCAGCCAGCTGATACACGACCTACAAACCGAGCGCGGCCTCAGCAACGGCTTTCTCAGCGGCAAGGCCGGCGCGCCGCCGCCGGCGCTGCAGGCCGCCCGAGCCAACAGCGACAAGGCATTGGCGCGGTACGCCGCCGCCCAGGCGGACAGCGGGCCGGATCCGCAAGCCGGCGCGCTGAACGGACAATTGCAGGCGCTGGGGCCCCTGCGCGCCGACATCGAACAGCGCCGTATCGCCGCCGCCGACGCCTTCGCCGCCTACTCCCGCGACATCGACTCGCTGATCGGCCTGATCTCCGGCCTGGCCCAGGCCGGAGATGACGGAGACCTGCTGCGCAGCACCATGGCCCTGCTGAATCTGCAATGCGAGAAAGAGTTCGCCGGCCGGGAGCGCGGCTATGTCAACGGCCTGCTGCAGAGCGGCCTGCTGGACCAAAAAAGCTACGCCCAGACCGCGGGCCTGATCGCCAAGCAGGACGCCTGCGCCAATCAGTTCGCGCTGATCGCCGGCGACGAGGCCCGCGCCCGTAAGACGGCGCTGGACAGCGGCGATGAAAGCCGCGCCGTGCAGGCGCTGCGCGCCAAAGTGATGGGCCAGGCCTTGGGACAACCGGTGGGCGTGGCGCCGGCCGAATGGTTCGCGGCCACCAGCCGCCGCATCGACGCGCTGAAGCGCGAACAAGACCAACTATTGCGGCAAATGGCGGACATGGCACAGGCTAAGCTGGGCCAGGCCGAGCAGGATCTCGCGCTGACCTTGGGCGGCGCGGCTCTCGTCATCCTGCTGCTGGGCAGTCTTGGCTTTTCCATCTACCGCGGCATCCGCGCGCCGGTGCGGCGGCTGGAGAGCCTGATGACGACGATGAGCCAGGACTTCGATCTGCGCCCGCGCGCCGCCCTGCGCGGCCAGGACGAAATCGCCCGAATGAGCCAGGCCTTCGATCACTTGGTGGAAGCTTTCGCCCATACGCTGAGCGAGGTCAATCGCAACGCCCACACCCTGGTAGAAGCCGCCCGCGCCATGCTGGACATCGCCGACCGCGCCGCCCTGGCCTCCGAAACGCAAAGCCAGTCGGCGACGGAAATCGCCGCCGCTGTCGAGCAGATGTCAGCCGGCATAGAGTCCGTCACCGCCAATACTCAGCAGTCGCTGAGCCTGGCGCAACAGATGCAGCATAGCGTCAGCGACGGCCGGGAGCGGATGGGCGACACCACCTCGGCCATGAGCCAAACTTCGCTCGTGCTGGGCAGCGCCGGCGACCGCATCGAAGCCCTGCGCCAAAAGTCAGAGGGCATTCGCTCCATCATCACCGCCATCGGCGAAATCGCCGATCAAACCAATCTCTTGGCGCTGAACGCGGCGATAGAGGCGGCGCGCGCCGGCGAAACGGGCCGCGGCTTCGCCGTGGTGGCCGACGAGGTGCGCAAGCTGGCCGAACGCACCGGCAAAGAAACGCTGGACATCGCCGCGCTGATCGAAGACATGCGCGGCGAAACGCAGACCGCTTCCCGCCACATGCTGGAAGCGCGAGACAAAATGGAGTCGGGCCTGCAATTGGTCGGCCGCACCGTGGAGGATCTGGAGCAGATCCACAATGAGGCCAGCCATGCCGCCAGCAAGAGCCAAGCGACAGCGAGCGCGATGGCGCAGCAAACCGCGGCCAGCAACGGGGTGGCCGCCAATATCAGCGTGATCGCCTCCCTGGCCGAAGACAACGCCACGCTGGTGCAGGAGGTGGCCAAGCTGTCGGACCAGCTGAATGCCTCGGCCGGAGCATTGGTCGAGCTGGTGGATCGCTTCAAGCATCTGGCGGACTGA